Proteins encoded within one genomic window of Rhinolophus sinicus isolate RSC01 linkage group LG05, ASM3656204v1, whole genome shotgun sequence:
- the POU3F3 gene encoding LOW QUALITY PROTEIN: POU domain, class 3, transcription factor 3 (The sequence of the model RefSeq protein was modified relative to this genomic sequence to represent the inferred CDS: inserted 3 bases in 2 codons) encodes MATAASNPYLPGNGLLAAGSIVHSDAAGAGGGGGGGGGGGGXGGGGGGMQPGSAAVTSGAYRGDPSSVKMVQSDFMQGAMAASNGGHMLSHAHQWVTALPHAAAAAAAAAAAAAVEASSPWSGSAVGMAGSPQQPPPPPPQGPDVKSGAGRDELHAGTALHHRGPPHLGPPPPPHQGHPXGWGAAAAAAAAAAAAAAAAHLPSMAAGQQPPPQSLLYSQPGGFTVNGMLSAPPGPGGGGGGAAGGAQSLVHPGLVRGDTPELAEHHHHHHHHAHAHPPHPHHAQGPPHHGGGAGPGLNSHDAHSDEDTPTSDDLEQFAKQFKQRRIKLGFTQADVGLALGTLYGNVFSQTTICRFEALQLSFKNMCKLKPLLNKWLEEADSSTGSPTSIDKIAAQGRKRKKRTSIEVSVKGALESHFLKCPKPSAQEITNLADSLQLEKEVVRVWFCNRRQKEKRMTPPGIQQQTPDDVYSQVGAVSADTPPPHHGLQTSVQ; translated from the exons ATGGCCACAGCGGCTTCTAACCCCTACCTGCCGGGGAACGGCCTGCTGGCGGCCGGCTCCATCGTCCATTCGGACGCGGCGGGCGCcggcggcggtggcggtggtggcggcggcggcggcg gcgggggcggcggcggcggcatgCAGCCCGGCAGCGCCGCCGTGACCTCGGGCGCCTACCGAGGGGACCCGTCCTCCGTCAAGATGGTGCAGAGTGACTTCATGCAGGGGGCCATGGCCGCCAGCAACGGCGGCCATATGCTCAGCCACGCGCACCAGTGGGTCACGGCCCTGCCGcacgccgccgctgccgccgccgccgccgccgccgccgccgccgtggAGGCGAGCTCGCCGTGGTCCGGCAGCGCCGTGGGCATGGCCGGGAGCCCccagcagccgccgccgccgccgccgcagggCCCCGACGTGAAGAGCGGCGCCGGACGCGACGAGCTGCATGCGGGCACCGCGCTGCACCACCGCGGGCCGCCGCACCtcgggccgccgccgccgccgcaccAGGGCCACCC GGGCTggggcgccgccgccgccgccgctgccgccgccgctgccgccgccgccgccgcgcacCTCCCGTCCATGGCCGCGGGCCAGCAGCCACCGCCGCAGAGCCTGCTGTACTCGCAGCCCGGGGGCTTCACGGTGAACGGCATGCTGAGCGCGCCCCCGgggcccggcggcggcggcggcggcgcagcCGGCGGCGCCCAGAGCCTTGTGCACCCGGGGCTGGTGCGCGGGGACACGCCCGAGTTGGCcgaacaccaccaccaccaccaccaccacgcgCACGCGCATCCGCCGCACCCGCACCACGCGCAGGGCCCCCCGCACCACGGCGGCGGCGCGGGGCCAGGGCTCAACAGCCACGACGCGCACTCGGACGAGGACACGCCGACGTCGGACGACCTGGAGCAGTTCGCCAAGCAGTTCAAGCAGCGGCGCATCAAACTGGGCTTCACGCAGGCCGACGTGGGGCTGGCGCTTGGCACGCTGTATGGCAACGTGTTCTCGCAGACCACCATCTGCCGCTTCGAGGCCCTACAGCTGAGCTTCAAGAACATGTGCAAGCTCAAGCCGCTGCTGAACAAGTGGCTGGAGGAAGCGGACTCGAGCACCGGCAGCCCCACGAGCATCGACAAGATCGCGGCGCAGGGCCGCAAGCGCAAGAAGCGGACCTCCATTGAGGTGAGCGTCAAGGGTGCGCTCGAGAGCCACTTCCTCAAGTGCCCCAAGCCCTCCGCGCAGGAGATCACCAACCTGGCCGACAGCCTGCAGCTCGAGAAGGAGGTGGTGCGGGTCTGGTTCTGCAACCGGCGCCAAAAGGAAAAGCGCATGACGCCGCCTGGGATCCAACAGCAGACGCCGGACGACGTGTACTCGCAGGTGGGCGCCGTGAGCGCCGACACGCCGCCGCCGCACCACGGGCTGCAGACGAGCGTGCAGTGA